The nucleotide window CGGAGCACGGCGCCAACGAGCTCGAGGCCTCGGCCGCCGAGTCGTCCTGGCGCCGATTCCTGAGGCAGTTCGCCGATCCGCTGATCCACCTGCTGGCCGCCGCCGTCGTGATCTCCGTGGTGGCCTGGTTCTTCGAGGGCGCGCACGGCGCCCCCGTGGACGCGATCGTGATCGCCGTGATCATCGTGTTCAACGCGGTCCTGGGCTACGTGCAGGAGGCGCGCGCCGCGGACGCGGTGGCCGCGCTGCAGGGGATGGCGGCGGTGATGGCCACGGTGGTCCGTGACGGCCGCACCGTGCAGGTGCCGGCCGTCGACGTCGTCCCCGGGGACGTGCTCGCGCTCGCCGAGGGCGACTCCGTGGCCGCCGACGCCCGCCTGATCGCCTCCTCCTCCCTGCACATCGCCGAGGCCGCGCTGACGGGCGAGTCCGCCCCGGTCGGCAAGGGCCCGGCCCCGATCCCGGGCGAGGTCAGCCTCGGCGACCGGGCGAACATGGTCCACAAGGGCACGGCTGTGACGCAGGGCGTGGGCACCGCGGTGGTCACCGCCACGGGCATGGAGACCGAGATGGGGCACATCGCGCGGCTGCTCAGCTCCACCGAGAAGAAGGCCACTCCGCTCACGCGGGAGATCGACGCCCTCGGCCGCACGCTGGGGATCGCCGTCATCGGGATCGCGGTGGTGGTGATGGCGGCGATCGCGATGACGAGCGGCATCCACTCCGTGCGCGAGGCGGTGGACGTGCTGATCGTGGGCGTCTCGCTCGCCGTCGCCGCGGTGCCGGAGGGGCTGCCCGCCATCCTGTCCGTGGTCCTCTCCCTCGGCGTGACGGCCATGAGCCGGCGCAACGCGATCGTGAAGAACCTCTCCTCCGTGGAGACGCTGGGCTCCGCCTCCGTGATCTGCTCCGACAAGACCGGCACCCTCACCCGCAACGAGATGACCCTGCAGGCCGTCCGCGCCCCCTCCGGGCAGGCCCGCCTCAGCGGCGTGGGCTACGCGCCGGAGGGCCGCGTGCTCCTGGACGACGGCGTCGACCTGCTCGCCGCCGACGCCGCGCACCCCCTGCGCGAGGAGGGCGTCGCGCTGCTGTGCGGCGGCTCGCTCGCCTCCAATGCCGAGGTGCGCCGGGACGACGACGGCGCCTGGTCCGTGCTGGGCGACCCCACGGAGGCCGCGTTCGTGGTGGCCGAGCGCAAGGCCGGCCTCGAGGAGGCCCGCGCCGCGCGCTTCACCCGGGTGGCCGAGGCGCCGTTCACGTCCGAGCGCAAGATGATGTCGGTCGTCGTGACGGACGGAGAGCGGGACGGCGCCCCCCTGCTCGTCGCGAAGGGCGCGCCGGACGTGCTGCTCCAGCACTGCACCCGCGTGCGCAGGGGTGACGAGGTGCTCGCGCTCGGGGAGCCCGACCGCGCCTCGGCGGCGCGCGACGTGCAGGAGCTCTCCGACCAGGCGCTGCGCACCCTCGCGGTGGCGTACCGCGGCCTCGAGCCCGCCGAGCTCGAGGCCGCCCGGGCGGCGGACGGGACCCTCGACGGCGAGGCCCTGCGCGGCCTCGAGAAGGAGCTCGTGTTCGTGGGCACCGCCGGGATCATCGACCCGGCCCGCGCCGAGGCCGCCGACGCCGTCGCCACCGCCCGCGGCGCCGGGATCCGGGTGGTCATGATCACGGGCGACCACCCGGCCACCGCGCTGCGGATCGCCCAGGAGCTGGGCATCGCCGAGCCCGGCCACCGCGCCCTCTCCGGGCCGGAGCTCGAGGCGATGGACGCCGAGCAGCTGCGCGCCGCCGTGCGGGGCGTGGCCGTCTACGCGCGCGTCTCCCCCGAGCACAAGCTGCGGATCATCGGTGCGCTGCAGGCCGACGGGGCCATCGTCTCCATGACCGGCGACGGCGTGAACGACGCGCCGGCCCTCAAGAAGGCGGACATCGGCGTGGCCATGGGCATCACGGGCACCGAGGTGTCCAAGGAGGCCGCGGACATGATCCTGGCCGACGACGACTTCGCCACGATCGTTGCCGCCGTGCGGCAGGGCCGGGTGATCTTCGAGAACATCAAGAAGTTCCTGCGCTACCTGCTCTCGTCCAACACGGGCGAGGTGCTCACCATGTTCTTCGGCGTGATGCTCGCGGGGTTCCTCGGCCTGACCGGGCACGGGTCCGGCGTGGTGGTGCCGCTGCTGGCCACGCAGATCCTGTGGGTCAACCTCGTGACGGACTCCGCGCCCGCCCTCGCCATGGGGATCGACGCGGAGGGCGACGACGTGATGGCCCGCCCGCCGCGCCGGGCGACCGACCGCGTGATCGACCGCCGCATGTGGGGCGGGATCCTCACGATCGGCGCCGTGATGGCCGCGGTCACCCTCCTGGCCCTGGACAGCCAGCTCCCGGGCGGCCTGCTGGCCGGCTCCGGCACCGTGGTGGACGCCCAGACCTGCGCGTTCACCACGCTCGTGCTCGCGCAGCTCTTCAACGCCCTGAACTCCCGCTCCGAGACCACCTCCGCCTTCCACCGCATGTTCCACAACCGCTGGCTGTGGGCGGCGATCGCCTTCGGCGTGCTCTCCCAGGTGCTCGTGGTGCACGTGCCGTTCCTGCAGACCGCGTTCGGCACCACGGCGCTGGATGCCGGCCAGTGGCTGATGTGCCTCGGCCTGGCCTCCGTGGTGCTGTGGTTCGACGAGCTGCGGAAGCTGGTGCTGCGGGCCCGCGGGGCGTGAGGACGGGGCGGCCCCGACGGGCCGCTGAGGCCGGGCGCAGGCGGCGGCCGTCACATCGTGGGCGGGTCGTCCTCTGCGCACAGCCGCTCCAGCCCCAGGCCGGGCCCGCCCGTGAGGCGCAGCGTGCCGTCGTCGGTGAAGCCGCCGGCCGGCAGCGGCGAGGCGAACCACGCGGGCGGATCCAGGTCCACCATGGCGATCGCCGGGTGGGCGAACGCGAGGTGCGCCCCGGCGGCGATCCCGATGCGCGGCTCCATCATTGCGCCGACCATGCAGGTCAGCCCGGCCTCGGCGGCCAGGTCCGCCACGGCCAGGGCCTCCCCCAGCCCGCCGGTCTTGGCGAGCTTGATGTTGAGCATGTCCGCAGCGCCGGCGTCGATGATCCGGCGCGCGTCGTCGGGGCCCCAGACGGCCTCGTCCGCCATGACCGGGAACGGGCTCTCGGCCCGCACGCGGGCCAGGCCGGCGAGGTCGTCGCGCGCCACGGGCTGCTCGACGAGGTCGATCGGCAGGCCGTCCGCGGCGAACCGGGCGAGCACGCGCACAGCCTCGTCCGGGGTCCAGCCCTGGTTGGCGTCGATCCGCAGGCGCGCGCCGGGCGCGGCCTCGACGACGGCAGCCAGACGCTCCCGGTCCTGCTCGGCGTCCCGGCCGAGCTTGATCTTGAGGATCCCATAGCCGTCCGCCGCCGCCTCGCGGGCGTGGCCCGCCATGACCGCGGGCTCCTCGAGAGAGACGGTCATGTCCGAGGCGATTCCGGCGGCCGGGTCCAGGCGCACGCCGCACGGCGCCCCCAGCAGCTCCACGAGCGGGACGCCGAGGGCGCGCGCAAGGGCGTCGTGCACCGCGACGTCGACGGCGGCCCGCGCGCTCGAGGCGCCCGGGACGACCCCGCGTGCCAGGGCGGCGAGCTCGTCCGGGGTGCCGGACACCCCCTCGAGGGCGGCCCGGATCGGCCCGTTGACGGCCGCGAGGATGGTCTCGGCGCTCTCGCCCGTGACCGCCACGGTCTCGGCCGCGGAGCCCTGCCCGACGACGCCGGCCACCTCCCCCGGACCGCCCGCGAGGGTCACGTCCACGGCCACGTAGGCCACGGCCTCCGTGCGGCGCTGCGCCGTCACGAACGGGCGCAGCAGACGGCTGGCGTGGAGGTGCGCCCGCACCGAGGCGACGGTGACGGGAGAGGTGCGCGCGGCGTCGTCATGCGCCATCAGAGGCCCTGCATGATCTGAGCGCCGAGCAGGCCGACCCAGGTGCCCATGAGCGTGCCGATCAGGGCGAACAGGATGCCGACGGGCACGAGCTGGCGGCTGAAGGTGCCGGCCACAACGGGAGCGGAGGCAATGCCGCCCACGTTGGCCACGGAGGCCACCACGATGGAGAAAAGCTCGGTGCGGGTGAGCTTCGCGTAGACCACCATGATGATCGCGTGGATCAGCAGCGTCACCACGCCGACCCCGAGGTACACCGGGGCCTGCGAGATGCCCGCGAAGTCGGAGCCGGTGGCGATCTGGCCTATCACGATGAACAGCATCAGGGTGCCGAGCTCCGCGGAGCCGGCCGCGCGCGCGAGCGGGGTCTGCGCGAAGATCAGACCGAGCACCGAGACGATGATGATGGTCCACGCGGTGGAGTTGATGAACGTGCCGACGGCGGGCAGGAGGCCGCCGATCCAGATGGCGAGGGTGGCGATGAGGATCGAGCCGAAGCCGAGGCCGGCCAGCGAGGTCACGGAGATCGGGCGCTTCTCCTCCTCGACCGCGGCGATGTGGCCGTCCAGGTAGCTCGCGTCCGCCTTGGTGAAGCGGTTGAACCGGTCCGAGAGCAGGACGGCGGAGAACATCAGCATGAGCCACACGGAGTAGACGACCGTGTCCGTGATGAGTGCGTAGCCGAAGATGTTCTCCGGCGCCTTCACGATGTCCTGCACGGCCACCATGTTGGCGCTGCCGCCCGTCCAGGAGCCCAAGAGCGCGCCGAGTGCCTTGCCCGACTCGGGGTCGAGGGCGCCGCGGAAGAGCAGGAACGCCAGGATCATGCCGACCATGATGGACGCGGCGGTCACGAAGAAGGTCAGCAGCAGCTTGGGGCCGAGCGCCATGATCCGGCGCAGGTCGCAGCCGAGCAGCAGCAGGAAGATCATGGCGGGCAGCGCCACGTCCTTGAGCGCCTTGAGGGGCGCGCGGACGTCCTTGGCGTCGCCGAACACCCCGAGCGTGTTGAGCCCGGCGCAGATCAGGTACATGAGCACCATGGCGGGGACGTACTTGAAGAACTTCCAGCCGGTCGTCTTCTCCAGCACGATCAGCAGGCCGGCGAGTCCGAGGACCACGCCGATCATGAGCAGGCCGTCGGTGATCACGGGCCCTCCTTGGGTGGGTGCGAGCGCACAGCGGCGCGGGGGGCAGTCGAGTGTGAGCCACGCGATGACGAGCATGGCTCAGGTCACAGTACCGGAGCCGGGCCCCGCGTCGGCGCGGCGGCGCGGCCCGCATACTGGGGGCCATGCCCGTTCAGCGTCCTGCCGGCTCCCCCGCGCCCCGCACCGTCCACCTCGGCACGTCCGGGGAGCTCGCCCGGATCCTGCCCGACGAGCACGACGACGGCTGGGTCCTCGAGATCGGCGGGGCCGTGCAGTCCCACGTGGACCTCGAGCACCCGGGGCGCATCCGGTACGAGTACCTGCGCCGGATGGCGAACGTGCTCGACGCCGCCTTCCCGGCGGGCGAGCCGGTCCGCGTGCTGCACCTGGGCGCCGGCGCGTTGACGCTGCCCCGGTACGTGCAGGCCACCCGGTCCGGCTCGGAGCAGACCGCGGTGGACCTGGACCGGGAGCTCGTGTCCTTCGTGCTCGCCGAGCTGCCCCTGCCGGCGGGCACGGACCTCGTCTCCGTGGTCGCGGACGCGCGGCTGGCCGCCGTCGACCTCGCGATGGACGGGGAGCGGTTCGACGCCGTCGTGCTGGACATCGGCACCGGTGAGGACGGTGCCGAGCACCTGCGCGGGGCCGTGTTCTACGGGGAGCTGCTCGAGCTGCTGACGGCGGGCGGGGTGCTGCTGGTGAACATCGGCGACGACGCCGGCCTGGGCTTCCTGGGCGCCGAGCTGGGCGCCCTCGAGGAGGCTGCCGCCGAGGCCGGGGTGCCCGGCCCGTGGACGCTCGCGGACCAGGGGATGCTGGAGCGCCTGGACTGGGGCAACGTCGTGCTGGCCGCGGGGGCGCCGCTGGGAGAGGCCGGCTGCACGGAGCGCCTCGCCGCGGCGGGGCCGCATCCGGCGGCCGTGCTGGACCCGGCGGAGTCGGCCGCGCTGGCCTCCCGCATCCGTCGCGCCTGAGGGCGGGCGCGGTGCTCAGGGCCGGGGGTCCTCCGCACCGGGGCCCGCCTGCGGCCGGGGCCACGGGTGACCCCGGCGCTCCTCCGCCCCCTCGTTGAAACGACGCAGGAGCCTGCTGAACTCGACGACGTCCTC belongs to Micrococcus sp. 2A and includes:
- a CDS encoding spermidine synthase is translated as MPVQRPAGSPAPRTVHLGTSGELARILPDEHDDGWVLEIGGAVQSHVDLEHPGRIRYEYLRRMANVLDAAFPAGEPVRVLHLGAGALTLPRYVQATRSGSEQTAVDLDRELVSFVLAELPLPAGTDLVSVVADARLAAVDLAMDGERFDAVVLDIGTGEDGAEHLRGAVFYGELLELLTAGGVLLVNIGDDAGLGFLGAELGALEEAAAEAGVPGPWTLADQGMLERLDWGNVVLAAGAPLGEAGCTERLAAAGPHPAAVLDPAESAALASRIRRA
- a CDS encoding cation-translocating P-type ATPase encodes the protein MTDHPGTPTATAHPVPWTRTTAAEALAHFGVDGQVGLSSAEVLRRRAEHGANELEASAAESSWRRFLRQFADPLIHLLAAAVVISVVAWFFEGAHGAPVDAIVIAVIIVFNAVLGYVQEARAADAVAALQGMAAVMATVVRDGRTVQVPAVDVVPGDVLALAEGDSVAADARLIASSSLHIAEAALTGESAPVGKGPAPIPGEVSLGDRANMVHKGTAVTQGVGTAVVTATGMETEMGHIARLLSSTEKKATPLTREIDALGRTLGIAVIGIAVVVMAAIAMTSGIHSVREAVDVLIVGVSLAVAAVPEGLPAILSVVLSLGVTAMSRRNAIVKNLSSVETLGSASVICSDKTGTLTRNEMTLQAVRAPSGQARLSGVGYAPEGRVLLDDGVDLLAADAAHPLREEGVALLCGGSLASNAEVRRDDDGAWSVLGDPTEAAFVVAERKAGLEEARAARFTRVAEAPFTSERKMMSVVVTDGERDGAPLLVAKGAPDVLLQHCTRVRRGDEVLALGEPDRASAARDVQELSDQALRTLAVAYRGLEPAELEAARAADGTLDGEALRGLEKELVFVGTAGIIDPARAEAADAVATARGAGIRVVMITGDHPATALRIAQELGIAEPGHRALSGPELEAMDAEQLRAAVRGVAVYARVSPEHKLRIIGALQADGAIVSMTGDGVNDAPALKKADIGVAMGITGTEVSKEAADMILADDDFATIVAAVRQGRVIFENIKKFLRYLLSSNTGEVLTMFFGVMLAGFLGLTGHGSGVVVPLLATQILWVNLVTDSAPALAMGIDAEGDDVMARPPRRATDRVIDRRMWGGILTIGAVMAAVTLLALDSQLPGGLLAGSGTVVDAQTCAFTTLVLAQLFNALNSRSETTSAFHRMFHNRWLWAAIAFGVLSQVLVVHVPFLQTAFGTTALDAGQWLMCLGLASVVLWFDELRKLVLRARGA
- a CDS encoding DUF819 family protein, which codes for MITDGLLMIGVVLGLAGLLIVLEKTTGWKFFKYVPAMVLMYLICAGLNTLGVFGDAKDVRAPLKALKDVALPAMIFLLLLGCDLRRIMALGPKLLLTFFVTAASIMVGMILAFLLFRGALDPESGKALGALLGSWTGGSANMVAVQDIVKAPENIFGYALITDTVVYSVWLMLMFSAVLLSDRFNRFTKADASYLDGHIAAVEEEKRPISVTSLAGLGFGSILIATLAIWIGGLLPAVGTFINSTAWTIIIVSVLGLIFAQTPLARAAGSAELGTLMLFIVIGQIATGSDFAGISQAPVYLGVGVVTLLIHAIIMVVYAKLTRTELFSIVVASVANVGGIASAPVVAGTFSRQLVPVGILFALIGTLMGTWVGLLGAQIMQGL
- a CDS encoding dipeptide epimerase, encoding MAHDDAARTSPVTVASVRAHLHASRLLRPFVTAQRRTEAVAYVAVDVTLAGGPGEVAGVVGQGSAAETVAVTGESAETILAAVNGPIRAALEGVSGTPDELAALARGVVPGASSARAAVDVAVHDALARALGVPLVELLGAPCGVRLDPAAGIASDMTVSLEEPAVMAGHAREAAADGYGILKIKLGRDAEQDRERLAAVVEAAPGARLRIDANQGWTPDEAVRVLARFAADGLPIDLVEQPVARDDLAGLARVRAESPFPVMADEAVWGPDDARRIIDAGAADMLNIKLAKTGGLGEALAVADLAAEAGLTCMVGAMMEPRIGIAAGAHLAFAHPAIAMVDLDPPAWFASPLPAGGFTDDGTLRLTGGPGLGLERLCAEDDPPTM